The Pseudomonas sp. G2-4 genome window below encodes:
- a CDS encoding CpsD/CapB family tyrosine-protein kinase → MDGSTNIPTIASPSETNLTSTVLDPDLRILLLTAANTGTGTSTSTMALAAQLAQMSSGRVLLVDASQSPRNLSQQLSLHKERGFTDLLFNSLAPPLLQDCVVQASSLPFDVLPHGRLGRNAEHLSPERLRPLFRQLAAQYRFVVVDADAVYSASDTLVLSTQVDGVVLVVRGEDTRWEVAQAARQRLSQAGAKVVGSVFNRRKYYMPKWLYNNL, encoded by the coding sequence ATGGACGGCTCAACAAATATCCCGACTATCGCAAGCCCGAGCGAGACCAACCTGACCTCGACCGTGCTCGACCCGGATCTGCGGATCCTTCTTCTGACGGCCGCCAACACCGGCACCGGCACCAGCACCAGCACCATGGCGCTGGCCGCTCAACTGGCGCAGATGAGCAGCGGTCGTGTGCTGCTGGTGGACGCCAGCCAGTCACCGCGCAACCTCAGCCAGCAACTGTCGTTGCACAAGGAGCGCGGCTTCACCGACCTGCTGTTCAACAGCCTCGCCCCTCCCCTATTGCAGGACTGCGTGGTGCAGGCGTCCAGCCTGCCCTTCGATGTGCTGCCCCACGGTCGCCTGGGCCGCAATGCCGAGCACCTGAGCCCCGAGCGATTGCGCCCGCTGTTCAGGCAACTGGCGGCGCAGTACCGCTTTGTGGTGGTCGACGCCGATGCGGTGTATTCGGCCAGCGACACGCTGGTGCTCAGCACCCAGGTGGACGGTGTGGTGCTGGTGGTGCGCGGTGAAGACACGCGCTGGGAAGTGGCCCAGGCCGCCCGCCAGCGCTTGTCCCAAGCCGGCGCGAAAGTGGTCGGTAGCGTCTTCAACCGCCGCAAGTACTACATGCCCAAGTGGCTCTACAACAACCTGTAA
- a CDS encoding sugar transferase has protein sequence MTRHEQNIPINTLGRDKRVDPDHRRRLDAAIHRQGRGWLTGRDGGRPWTVSRTNRVVACLGALAILLLLCPLLLGLALLVKFSSPGPVLFVQKRTGYRGRVFGMYKFRTMVANAEALKESLRHLNKHGADAIDFKIDNDPRITPIGRFLRRSSLDELPNLINVVTGDMRLVGPRPTSFNAYRYKDNHLVRLSIYPGLTGLWQISGRSNIDFDQRVELDLSYIAEQSLLLDLKILMITPFKVFSGHGAS, from the coding sequence ATGACCCGACATGAGCAGAATATTCCGATCAACACCCTCGGACGCGACAAACGTGTCGACCCCGACCACCGCAGGCGCCTGGACGCCGCCATCCACCGACAAGGCCGTGGCTGGCTGACCGGCCGCGACGGCGGTCGGCCCTGGACCGTCTCGCGCACCAACCGCGTGGTGGCGTGCCTCGGCGCATTGGCGATCCTGCTGCTGCTCTGCCCGCTGCTGCTGGGTCTGGCCCTATTGGTCAAGTTCTCCAGCCCCGGCCCGGTGCTCTTCGTGCAGAAGCGCACCGGTTACAGGGGGCGGGTTTTCGGCATGTACAAGTTCCGCACTATGGTCGCCAACGCCGAAGCCCTCAAGGAGTCGCTGCGCCACCTCAACAAGCACGGTGCCGACGCTATCGACTTCAAGATCGACAACGACCCGCGCATTACCCCCATCGGCCGGTTCCTGCGACGCAGCAGCCTCGACGAACTGCCGAACCTGATCAATGTGGTGACCGGCGACATGCGCCTGGTGGGCCCGCGGCCGACCTCGTTCAACGCCTATCGCTACAAGGACAACCATCTTGTGCGCCTGAGCATCTACCCCGGCCTGACCGGCCTGTGGCAGATCTCCGGGCGCAGCAATATCGACTTCGACCAGCGCGTGGAATTGGACCTCAGCTACATCGCTGAGCAAAGCCTGTTGTTGGATTTGAAGATCCTGATGATTACCCCCTTCAAAGTTTTCAGCGGCCACGGAGCGAGTTAA
- a CDS encoding NAD-dependent epimerase — translation MNVLVTGAAGFIGAHCVLRLLRDGHRVCGLDNFNDYYDPQLKHDRVAWVKDQAGEFPLARIDLTDASAIDELFQTRRPEVVIHLAAQAGVRYSLENPRAYVDSNLTGFLNILESCRRHPVKHLVYASSSSVYGANQRTPYSVQDNVDHPLSLYAASKKANELMAHSYSHLFGIPCTGLRFFTVYGPWGRPDMSPIQFARAIAEDRVLQLFNHGEHQRDFTYIDDIIESIARLIEQPPHVTPLWDHAQPDPATSRAPWRVYNIGGQHPVALRTYVALLEKHLGRTARIELLPLQAGDVLNTCADASDLARATGFRPGIELEDGLGRFVQWFLDYYALPIAHAPHAAELQRRNL, via the coding sequence GTGAATGTCCTGGTGACCGGCGCGGCCGGATTCATCGGCGCCCATTGCGTGCTGCGACTGTTGCGCGACGGGCATCGGGTGTGCGGGCTGGACAACTTCAACGACTACTACGACCCGCAGCTCAAGCACGATCGCGTGGCCTGGGTGAAAGACCAGGCCGGCGAGTTCCCCCTGGCCCGGATCGACCTGACCGACGCCTCGGCCATCGATGAACTGTTCCAGACCCGCCGCCCGGAGGTGGTGATTCACCTCGCCGCCCAGGCCGGTGTGCGTTACTCCCTGGAAAATCCGCGGGCCTATGTCGACAGCAACCTCACCGGTTTCCTGAACATCCTGGAAAGCTGTCGCCGGCATCCGGTCAAGCACCTGGTCTACGCCTCCTCCAGCTCCGTGTATGGCGCCAACCAGCGCACGCCGTACTCGGTGCAGGACAACGTGGACCATCCCCTGTCGCTGTACGCGGCAAGCAAAAAAGCCAACGAACTGATGGCCCACAGTTACAGCCATTTGTTCGGCATCCCTTGCACCGGCCTGCGGTTCTTTACGGTGTACGGCCCTTGGGGCCGGCCGGACATGTCGCCCATCCAGTTTGCCCGCGCCATCGCCGAAGACCGTGTGCTGCAGTTGTTCAACCATGGCGAGCACCAGCGTGATTTCACCTACATCGACGACATCATCGAGAGCATCGCCCGGCTGATCGAACAACCGCCCCACGTCACACCGCTGTGGGATCACGCACAACCGGACCCGGCCACCAGCCGTGCACCCTGGCGGGTCTACAACATCGGCGGCCAGCACCCGGTGGCACTGCGCACCTACGTGGCGTTGCTGGAAAAACACCTGGGCCGAACCGCCCGCATCGAGCTGCTGCCGCTGCAAGCGGGGGATGTGCTCAATACCTGCGCCGACGCCAGCGACCTGGCACGGGCCACCGGTTTCCGGCCCGGCATCGAGCTGGAGGACGGCCTGGGCCGCTTCGTCCAGTGGTTCCTCGATTACTACGCACTGCCCATCGCCCACGCGCCGCACGCGGCTGAACTCCAGCGGAGGAACCTATGA
- a CDS encoding UDP-glucose/GDP-mannose dehydrogenase family protein: MDVSVFGTGYVGLIQAAAMADVGHRVLCIDIDPNKIRQLQQAVPTISEPGLSVLLEDNIKAGRLLFSSQASDAVNHGELIFIAVGTPADEDGSADLSHVLAVTRQIADFMDSDRTLIIKSTVPVGTADKVAECARQVLERRGLKKLTVRVVSNPEFLKEGSALADCMRPDRIIIGTADPLARDQMTELYAPFCRNHEKLMFMDNRSAELTKYAANAMLATRISFMNELANLTERLGADIEAVRKGIGSDPRIGYHFIYPGCGFGGSCFPKDLRALLHTAEQNGMPLRLLRSVTDVNDSQRHILFGKLAQQFPDGLAGKSIAIWGLAFKPNTDDMREAPSRYLMEALWREGARVHAYDPEAMSECRRLYGYRKDLNLCATRDDTLEDTDALVICTEWKNFRVVDFDLLASKLRARVIIDGRNLYNPEHLAAAGLLYRGIGLRHTLPSLPTQGPQA; this comes from the coding sequence ATGGACGTGAGCGTATTTGGTACGGGGTATGTGGGGTTGATCCAAGCCGCCGCGATGGCCGACGTCGGACACCGCGTTTTGTGCATCGACATTGACCCCAACAAGATCCGGCAGCTGCAACAAGCGGTCCCGACCATCAGCGAGCCGGGGCTCTCCGTGTTGCTCGAAGACAACATCAAGGCCGGACGGTTGTTGTTCAGTTCCCAGGCCAGCGACGCGGTCAATCACGGCGAACTGATTTTCATCGCCGTCGGCACCCCCGCCGATGAAGACGGCTCGGCCGACCTGAGCCATGTGTTGGCAGTCACCCGGCAAATCGCTGATTTCATGGACAGCGACCGCACCCTGATCATCAAGTCCACGGTGCCGGTGGGCACGGCCGACAAAGTCGCCGAGTGCGCGCGCCAGGTCCTTGAACGCCGGGGCCTGAAAAAGCTCACCGTACGCGTGGTCTCCAACCCCGAGTTTCTCAAGGAAGGCAGCGCCCTGGCCGACTGCATGCGCCCGGACCGGATCATTATCGGCACCGCCGACCCGCTGGCCCGCGACCAGATGACGGAGCTCTACGCACCCTTTTGCCGCAACCACGAAAAACTGATGTTCATGGACAACCGCAGCGCGGAACTGACCAAGTACGCTGCCAATGCAATGCTCGCCACCCGCATCAGCTTCATGAACGAACTGGCTAACCTCACCGAACGCCTGGGCGCCGACATCGAAGCGGTGCGCAAGGGCATCGGCTCGGACCCGCGCATTGGCTATCACTTCATCTACCCCGGCTGCGGCTTCGGCGGTTCGTGCTTTCCCAAGGACCTGCGCGCCCTGCTGCACACCGCTGAACAAAACGGCATGCCACTGCGCCTGTTGCGCAGTGTCACCGACGTCAATGACAGCCAGCGACACATCCTGTTCGGGAAACTGGCGCAGCAATTCCCCGACGGCCTGGCCGGCAAATCGATTGCCATCTGGGGCCTGGCCTTCAAGCCCAACACCGACGACATGCGTGAAGCACCCAGCCGCTACCTGATGGAAGCGCTATGGCGCGAAGGCGCCCGGGTCCACGCCTATGACCCGGAAGCCATGTCCGAATGCCGCCGTCTCTATGGCTATCGCAAAGACCTGAACCTGTGCGCCACTCGTGATGACACCCTGGAAGACACAGACGCCCTGGTGATCTGCACCGAGTGGAAAAATTTTCGTGTAGTGGACTTCGACCTGCTGGCCAGCAAACTGCGCGCCCGGGTCATCATCGATGGCCGCAACCTGTACAACCCTGAACACCTGGCGGCCGCCGGACTGCTGTATCGCGGCATCGGGCTGCGGCACACCCTGCCAAGCCTGCCAACCCAAGGGCCGCAAGCGTGA
- a CDS encoding sulfatase-like hydrolase/transferase: MLRYLKELLLVLYLVRGYDYYLDRLGALGFGFATLLFAAMFGALVVALWMSAHIRQTLVRHLFALAMFASAVFFEVYTRVTDSYLTYSQFVSLVYSGGFIQEAAYQYREVIISAAAGGLLLLLGLGLKPRRSVSLPGFLPIAAPVMGVLLLSAVLFVRAGEGARGLPVMYTPLAYLNLFAYESLHNTIGPREPVTLTRRSSLIEQDIVLIIDESIGGNYLDINTPFGVHTGLKTPPEGVDVFNFGYAASIANCSADTNVTLRYGGTRTDYIRINSTRPSIWQYAKKAGLRTVYIDAQRTGGHLQNLMSDLEKQDIDEFVQFDAVSVRDRDMAAAAKLIELLGDHQAELVVINKVGAHFPVHDKYPDDFMNYRPALPRGQFQEVADTGSREGFNGQKDDWLLYRNAYQNTLLWNIGEFFKRIFQQANLSNAVLIYTSDHGQDLHERGNPGLNTHCGGEPVAEEGLVPLVVIQGSQLRTLDWRDAWAQNKDRSSHYNIFPTLLHLMGYDPAGVEAVYGKSLDQPTDDDFTFNYRFNARLGAKPAWKHIDLGSIVTPPPGQAEMAVGH; this comes from the coding sequence ATGCTCCGATACCTCAAGGAACTGCTGCTGGTGCTGTACCTGGTGCGGGGGTATGACTATTACCTTGACCGTCTGGGGGCACTGGGTTTTGGTTTCGCTACGCTGTTGTTCGCAGCGATGTTTGGCGCGTTGGTGGTGGCGTTGTGGATGAGCGCCCACATTCGCCAGACCCTGGTGCGGCATCTGTTCGCGCTGGCGATGTTTGCTTCGGCGGTGTTCTTCGAGGTGTACACCCGGGTGACCGACAGCTACCTGACGTACAGCCAGTTCGTGTCACTGGTGTACTCCGGTGGTTTCATCCAAGAGGCGGCCTATCAGTACCGCGAGGTGATCATCAGCGCTGCGGCCGGTGGCTTGTTGCTGTTGTTGGGGCTTGGCCTGAAGCCTCGCCGCTCGGTGTCGTTGCCCGGTTTTCTGCCCATCGCCGCGCCGGTGATGGGGGTGTTACTGCTCAGCGCTGTGCTGTTCGTGCGGGCGGGCGAGGGCGCGCGCGGCCTGCCGGTGATGTACACGCCGTTGGCCTATTTGAATCTCTTTGCCTACGAGTCCTTGCACAACACCATCGGCCCCCGGGAGCCGGTCACCCTGACGCGGCGATCATCTTTGATCGAGCAGGACATCGTACTGATCATCGATGAAAGCATCGGTGGCAATTATCTGGATATCAACACGCCGTTTGGCGTACACACCGGTCTGAAGACGCCGCCCGAGGGCGTGGACGTCTTCAATTTCGGCTACGCAGCCTCCATCGCCAACTGCAGCGCCGACACCAACGTCACCCTGCGTTACGGCGGCACTCGCACCGACTACATACGCATCAACAGCACCCGGCCGTCGATTTGGCAGTACGCCAAGAAGGCCGGCTTGCGTACCGTCTACATCGACGCCCAGCGCACCGGCGGCCACCTGCAGAACCTGATGAGCGACCTTGAAAAACAGGACATCGATGAGTTCGTCCAATTCGACGCGGTCAGCGTGCGCGACCGCGACATGGCGGCGGCGGCGAAGTTGATCGAATTGCTGGGCGACCACCAGGCCGAACTGGTGGTGATCAACAAGGTGGGGGCGCATTTCCCGGTACACGACAAATACCCCGATGATTTCATGAACTACCGCCCGGCCTTGCCGCGCGGGCAGTTCCAGGAAGTGGCCGATACCGGCAGCCGCGAAGGCTTCAATGGGCAGAAAGATGATTGGCTGTTGTACCGCAACGCCTACCAGAACACCTTGCTGTGGAACATCGGCGAGTTCTTCAAGCGGATTTTTCAGCAGGCCAATCTGAGCAACGCTGTGCTGATCTACACCTCCGATCACGGCCAGGATCTGCACGAGCGCGGCAACCCTGGGCTCAACACCCACTGCGGCGGGGAACCAGTGGCGGAAGAGGGGTTGGTGCCGTTGGTGGTGATTCAGGGCAGCCAACTGCGCACCCTCGATTGGCGCGATGCCTGGGCGCAAAACAAGGACCGCTCGAGCCACTACAACATTTTTCCGACGCTGTTGCACCTGATGGGGTATGACCCGGCCGGAGTCGAAGCGGTCTATGGAAAATCCCTTGACCAACCGACCGATGATGACTTCACCTTCAACTACCGTTTCAACGCACGGTTGGGCGCCAAGCCAGCGTGGAAACACATCGATCTGGGCAGCATCGTGACACCGCCACCTGGGCAGGCTGAAATGGCGGTGGGGCATTGA
- a CDS encoding ABC transporter ATP-binding protein, producing MLEVRAVFKSYATPQGPLPVLQGVDLTLKPGSSLALMGESGSGKSTLLHLVAGLDKVDRGSIRSGEYRLDGMSESQLANWRRTEIGLVFQQFNLISSLPVEDNLAFQARLCGRYDPVWQAHLVQRLGLKDLLRRYPEQLSGGQQQRVALGRALASRPPLLLADEPTGSLDEATSDEVLHLLLELLDGSPTSLLMVTHSPRVAARLAHRVELHHGRLAQVAQG from the coding sequence ATGCTGGAAGTTCGTGCTGTTTTTAAAAGCTACGCCACGCCCCAGGGCCCGTTGCCGGTGCTGCAGGGCGTCGACCTCACGCTGAAGCCGGGCAGCAGCCTGGCGCTGATGGGGGAGTCGGGCAGTGGCAAGAGCACGTTGCTGCACCTGGTCGCCGGGTTGGACAAGGTGGATCGCGGCAGCATTCGCAGCGGCGAGTATCGTCTCGATGGCATGAGCGAAAGCCAGTTGGCGAACTGGCGACGCACGGAAATCGGCCTGGTGTTCCAGCAGTTCAACCTCATCAGCAGCTTGCCGGTGGAGGACAACTTGGCGTTCCAGGCGCGGCTGTGTGGCCGCTATGACCCGGTCTGGCAGGCCCATCTGGTGCAGAGGCTCGGGCTGAAAGACCTGCTGCGACGGTATCCCGAGCAGCTGTCCGGCGGACAGCAGCAACGAGTGGCGCTGGGTCGGGCGCTGGCCTCGCGACCGCCTCTGTTGCTGGCCGACGAACCCACCGGCAGCCTCGACGAAGCCACCAGCGACGAGGTGTTGCACCTGTTGTTGGAGTTGCTGGACGGCAGCCCCACCAGCCTGCTGATGGTCACCCACAGTCCCCGGGTGGCGGCCCGCCTGGCCCATCGCGTGGAGTTGCACCATGGACGCCTGGCTCAGGTGGCCCAAGGGTGA
- a CDS encoding FtsX-like permease family protein — MIFRQTLKALLSHWRQHPVRFFSVLTGLWLATSLLTGVQALNSQARDSYARASQLIGGEPQASLSAPGGGTFPQQWFVDLRRQGWPVSPVLQARVTLKEHEDQRLQLMGIDPVSLPPGAALAGQAREITEVVEFFSDPGRTWIAPHTLQALGMGEGDRPQTVDGQHLPPLHVQADMAPGVLLMDIGFAQQVLGLPDQLSRLLLPATFTAALPEAFSGRLQFKHADEENNLSRLTESFHLNLDALGFLSFVVGLFIVHAAIGLALEQRRSLLRTLRACGVSARVLITSLTLELGALALLGGIAGVLSGYWLASLLLPDVAASLRGLYGAEVAGHLNLSPWWWLSGVGLSLLGALLAGADSLLRAARLPLLALANPQAWHQAHARWLRRQGWVATLAALIAMSALIWGDSLASGFVLMTTLLLGAALALPVLLNRALNLLLRRSRSVLGQWFLADCRQQLPTLSLALMALLLALAANIGAGSMTAGFRQTFSNWLEQRLSAELYINPQNPAQAVELHAWLKQQPVITAVVPIWQVSIPLQGWPTDIHGIIDHPHYRQHWPLLESASDEPWAQLTHADTLMLSEQLARRLEVRIGDRLNIPTPTGPWAPRVVGIYADYGNPKGHVLVNADHLLAHWPDLTPNRFNLRIEPSAIPALLKALQERFNLDDSRIVDQARLKGWSTQVFERTFAATAALNSLTLAVAGVALFISLLTQSQSRLGQLAPLWALGVTRRQLMLLNLGQTWLLALLTLVLALPLGIALAWCLDAVINVQAFGWRLPLRVFPLQLAQLLALAMLATLLASAWPLYALYRTQPVDLLRTFAHED; from the coding sequence ATGATCTTTCGTCAGACCCTCAAGGCGCTGCTCAGCCATTGGCGTCAGCACCCGGTGCGGTTCTTCAGTGTGTTGACCGGGCTCTGGCTTGCCACCAGCCTGCTCACCGGCGTGCAGGCGCTGAACAGTCAGGCCCGGGACAGCTATGCCCGGGCCAGCCAGCTTATCGGCGGCGAACCCCAGGCCAGCCTCAGTGCGCCCGGCGGCGGCACCTTCCCGCAGCAATGGTTTGTCGACCTGCGGCGCCAGGGCTGGCCGGTGTCGCCGGTGTTGCAAGCGCGGGTGACGCTCAAGGAACACGAAGACCAGCGCCTGCAACTGATGGGCATCGACCCGGTGTCGCTGCCTCCCGGTGCGGCGCTGGCCGGTCAGGCACGGGAGATCACCGAGGTGGTGGAGTTCTTCAGCGATCCAGGCCGCACCTGGATCGCTCCACACACCTTGCAAGCCTTGGGAATGGGCGAGGGCGACCGGCCTCAAACCGTCGATGGACAACACCTGCCGCCACTGCACGTCCAGGCGGACATGGCGCCGGGCGTGCTGTTGATGGACATCGGTTTTGCCCAACAGGTGCTCGGGCTGCCGGACCAACTGTCACGACTGCTGTTGCCTGCCACGTTCACTGCGGCGTTGCCGGAGGCGTTCAGCGGCCGGCTGCAATTCAAGCACGCCGATGAAGAAAACAACCTGTCGCGCCTGACCGAAAGCTTTCACCTGAACCTCGACGCCTTGGGGTTTCTCTCCTTCGTGGTGGGGCTGTTCATTGTCCATGCCGCCATCGGCCTGGCCTTGGAACAACGTCGGAGCCTGCTGCGAACCCTGCGGGCCTGTGGTGTCAGTGCGCGGGTGCTGATCACCAGCCTGACCCTTGAATTGGGGGCACTGGCTTTGTTGGGCGGGATCGCTGGAGTGCTCAGCGGTTACTGGCTGGCGAGCCTGTTGTTACCCGATGTCGCGGCGAGCCTGCGGGGTTTGTACGGTGCCGAAGTGGCCGGGCATCTGAACCTCAGCCCATGGTGGTGGCTCAGTGGCGTGGGCTTGAGCCTGTTGGGGGCGTTGTTGGCCGGGGCCGACAGTTTGCTGCGGGCCGCGCGCCTGCCTTTGTTGGCGCTGGCCAATCCCCAGGCCTGGCATCAGGCCCATGCGCGCTGGTTGCGACGCCAGGGTTGGGTGGCGACATTGGCGGCGCTGATCGCCATGTCGGCGTTGATCTGGGGCGATAGCCTGGCCAGCGGTTTTGTCTTGATGACCACCTTGTTGCTGGGGGCGGCGCTGGCCTTGCCGGTGTTGCTCAATCGCGCGCTGAACCTGCTGTTGCGCCGCAGCCGCTCGGTGCTTGGGCAATGGTTTCTTGCCGATTGCCGCCAGCAGCTGCCGACGTTGAGTCTGGCGCTGATGGCTTTGTTGCTGGCGCTGGCGGCCAATATCGGCGCCGGCAGTATGACTGCAGGCTTCCGCCAGACTTTCAGCAATTGGCTCGAACAACGGCTGAGCGCCGAGTTGTACATCAACCCGCAAAACCCGGCCCAGGCGGTTGAGTTGCACGCCTGGCTCAAGCAGCAACCGGTGATCACTGCCGTCGTGCCTATCTGGCAGGTATCGATCCCGCTGCAAGGCTGGCCGACGGATATCCACGGCATCATCGATCATCCCCACTATCGCCAGCATTGGCCGCTGTTGGAATCGGCCAGTGACGAGCCTTGGGCACAACTCACCCACGCCGACACGCTGATGCTCAGCGAACAGCTGGCCCGCCGCCTCGAGGTGAGGATTGGCGACCGGTTGAATATCCCGACGCCCACCGGGCCGTGGGCGCCGCGGGTCGTCGGGATCTATGCCGACTATGGCAACCCCAAGGGGCATGTGCTGGTCAATGCCGATCATTTGCTGGCGCACTGGCCGGACCTGACGCCGAACCGTTTCAACTTGCGTATCGAGCCGTCTGCGATTCCTGCGCTGCTGAAGGCGCTGCAAGAACGCTTCAACCTGGATGACAGCCGCATCGTCGATCAGGCTCGACTCAAAGGCTGGTCGACCCAGGTGTTCGAACGCACCTTCGCCGCCACGGCCGCCCTCAACAGCCTGACTCTGGCGGTGGCCGGGGTGGCGTTGTTCATCAGTCTGCTGACCCAGAGCCAGAGTCGCCTCGGGCAATTGGCGCCGTTGTGGGCGTTGGGGGTGACGCGCCGGCAATTGATGCTGCTCAACCTCGGCCAGACCTGGCTGCTGGCGCTGTTGACCCTGGTGCTGGCCTTGCCGCTGGGCATCGCCCTGGCCTGGTGCCTGGACGCGGTGATCAACGTGCAGGCGTTCGGTTGGCGCCTGCCGTTGCGGGTGTTCCCGTTGCAGCTGGCGCAGTTGTTGGCCCTGGCGATGCTCGCCACGCTGCTGGCATCGGCCTGGCCGCTGTATGCGTTGTACCGCACGCAGCCGGTGGATTTGCTGAGGACCTTTGCCCATGAAGATTAG
- a CDS encoding lipocalin-like domain-containing protein, translating to MKIRVGLMVLALLSGCDDSPPAQKGFAGLGDQAVAFTPVVPGRVFSFPADHGIHEGFRIEWWYVTANLMDAEGREFGVQWTLFRSALNATPQASGWRNQTIWLGHAAVTSATVHHAAERYARGGVGQAGVQTTPFEAWIDDWRFGTQATGADPLAQMQLTARDPHFSYALRLTSTRPLVLQGDHGFSQKSEQGQASYYYSQPFFQASGQLEIDGQRYTISGPAWLDREWSSQPLTANQTGWDWFSLHLGGGEHVMLYRMRHKEGAPYLTGTWIDAQGQAQTLHAGEISLEPLDTAKVAGRSMPVRWSIKIPGKQLEVTTQALNPNAWMNLRIPYWEGPVRLSGSHAGNGYLEMTGY from the coding sequence ATGAAGATTAGAGTCGGCCTGATGGTGCTGGCGTTGCTCAGCGGTTGTGATGACTCGCCACCGGCGCAAAAGGGCTTTGCCGGCCTCGGCGATCAGGCTGTGGCATTCACTCCGGTGGTGCCCGGACGGGTGTTCAGTTTTCCCGCTGATCACGGGATTCATGAGGGCTTTCGTATCGAGTGGTGGTACGTCACCGCCAACCTCATGGATGCCGAAGGGCGTGAATTCGGTGTGCAATGGACGCTGTTTCGCAGCGCCTTGAACGCGACTCCCCAGGCCAGCGGCTGGCGTAACCAGACGATCTGGCTAGGCCACGCCGCCGTCACGTCCGCCACCGTCCACCATGCCGCCGAGCGTTACGCACGGGGTGGCGTGGGGCAGGCCGGGGTACAGACGACACCCTTCGAGGCCTGGATCGACGACTGGCGCTTCGGCACTCAAGCGACAGGTGCTGACCCGCTGGCGCAGATGCAACTGACGGCCCGGGACCCGCATTTCAGCTATGCGTTGCGGCTCACGTCGACCCGCCCGCTGGTGTTGCAGGGCGATCACGGTTTCAGCCAGAAATCCGAACAGGGCCAGGCGTCGTACTATTACAGCCAGCCGTTTTTCCAGGCCAGCGGCCAACTGGAGATCGACGGCCAGCGCTACACAATCAGCGGCCCGGCCTGGCTTGACCGCGAATGGAGCAGCCAGCCCCTGACGGCAAACCAGACCGGGTGGGACTGGTTCTCCCTGCACCTGGGCGGCGGTGAACACGTGATGCTTTATCGCATGCGCCACAAGGAGGGGGCGCCGTATCTGACGGGCACCTGGATCGATGCCCAGGGCCAAGCGCAAACCTTGCACGCCGGGGAGATCAGCCTCGAGCCGCTGGACACCGCCAAGGTCGCCGGGCGGTCGATGCCGGTGCGCTGGTCAATCAAGATCCCCGGAAAGCAGCTCGAGGTCACCACCCAGGCCTTGAACCCCAACGCCTGGATGAACCTGCGGATTCCCTATTGGGAAGGGCCAGTGCGGTTGAGCGGCAGCCACGCCGGCAACGGCTATCTGGAAATGACCGGCTACTGA
- a CDS encoding Hcp family type VI secretion system effector, with product MATPAYMTITGIKQGLITAGAFTADSVGNIFQEGREDRIMVQGFQHQVTIPRDAQSGQPTGQRVHHPLIITKVFDKSTPLLLGALTSGERMEEVAIQWFRTSAAGTQEHYFTTTLWDAIIVEIKDYMFNCQDPANAHFTHLEDVHFTYRKITWTHEVSGTSGSDDWRSPVVS from the coding sequence TTGGCTACCCCAGCGTATATGACCATTACCGGGATCAAACAAGGTTTGATCACTGCCGGCGCGTTTACAGCCGACTCGGTTGGCAATATCTTTCAGGAAGGTCGTGAAGACAGGATCATGGTGCAAGGCTTCCAACACCAAGTGACCATTCCGCGCGATGCTCAATCCGGCCAGCCAACCGGCCAACGCGTGCATCACCCTCTCATCATCACCAAAGTGTTCGACAAATCTACGCCGCTGCTGCTGGGGGCTCTTACCAGCGGTGAGCGCATGGAAGAAGTGGCGATTCAATGGTTCCGGACATCCGCTGCGGGTACCCAGGAGCATTATTTCACCACGACGCTGTGGGACGCGATCATCGTCGAAATCAAGGACTACATGTTCAACTGCCAGGACCCGGCAAACGCACACTTTACCCACCTGGAAGATGTTCACTTCACGTACCGCAAGATCACCTGGACCCACGAAGTGAGCGGCACCTCGGGTTCCGATGACTGGCGCTCGCCGGTCGTTAGTTAA